The sequence below is a genomic window from Anaerocolumna chitinilytica.
CTTCCGCAGCAATAACCTGCGGCTATGAAAAACAGATATCTCATATAAGCCCTCCAAGTGATGTGCTTTGCAGGCTGCCGGCTTCCTGCTGGGTTATCGAATCTAAGGCAGAAATACTTCCGGGAGTTTCTATCATCTGCTTTAGTAATTCACTGATATCCGCTGCCGCCCCTGGTTTAGCATATTCTCTCTGGGCAGCAAGCATCTCATTTCGCAGTACCTGGTCACTTACAAGTTTTTTCCCAAATTCAATCTGTTCTGATATCTTCTTTGGCGCAAATGATATCCTTCTTGGTAAAAAGAACTTCAGATTATCAATCTCACAGCCTGGTATAGGTGCTGTGTGAATCATAGGTCTGTTTTTTATCATAACTTCAGTAGAGGAAAGCCCACCGGGTTTGGTGTATACCACATCACAGGCATCCATATATAAGGAAACCTTTCTGGTAAAACCAATAATATGTACTTTCATATTTTCTTTAAAATCTTTCTTTAAGGTACGTTTTAATAATTCATTGGTACCGCAGATAACCATAATATGTTCACCATTCTTACAGCTTTTTGCCAATTGCCTGGTAAATCTTCTTATCTTACCAAAACCCATACTGCCTCCCATAATCAGATACATCTGCTTATCCTCCGGAAGCTTTAAGAGTTTTTTGGCTTTCTTTTTGTCAATAGAGTGGAAAAACTCTGTTCTGACCGGAATACCAAGAGGATATAATTTATCCTTTGGAATACCTTTTGATATAAAATTCTCCGTAAGGTCTTCATGGGGTATAACAAAAGCATCACATAGGGTTTCTTCCCAAAAGGGACTCCAGGTATAATCTGTCTGTATCGATACTACCTTTTGCTTTAGCATACCTTTTCTCTTCATATAAGTCAGGGTCTCCCCCGCATACAAATGAGTAGCTACAATAACATCAAAAGCTGCATTTTCTTCTAAGTAATGCTGCAAGTACTTTGCCATACTTGTATTGGAATAATAAACGGGAGATTTTCTGTTAGGAGAAGATAATGCCGCTCCAGCTCTGTAAAAAAGATGGAATACATATGGCACATACTTCGTAGAAACGATATAAGACCTGCTTATTCTTCTGGCATGCTTCTCTCCTGCCAACTTCATAAATTCAAGCACTACAGCATAATGTCCTTGTTCTGTCAGATATTCTTCCATTGCCTTCGCTGCTGAGTTGTGCCCTTCGCCTGTATTACAGGTTAATATCAATACTCTCATAGAAACACCTCAATTTTTCTGGAGCTCTGTAATTATCAGTCAGACTTATTATGAAGTTATTGTATCAAAGTTTACATAAAAAAGGAAGTATATGATTGGAAAATATTCTCTTTACAAATACATTCCAGAATGTTACAATAAATATGTTTGCTGTAATTCTTTTCCTCTCATGATAAGGAGGATTACGAATGTCACGCACCTTAAAAGTCTCAATTTCTTTTTTACTATGCTTTACTCTTATATTTCTTCCGGCAACGAAGCTTCGTGCCGACACCTTTGATACCATCCCTTTTGTCATACTTTCTAATTACAGTGAAACCCTTAATATCGGTGGTGAACTTCAGCTATATGCCGTCACTTCCAGCGGTAAATTTCCTACCTTTAAGAGCAGTAACTCCAAAGTTGCTTCTGTTAATACCTACGGATACATAACTGCTAAAAGTGCAGGAACCGCCACTATAACTGCTAAAATAAACAAAGCGGAAGCTTCCTGCAAGATAACGGTACGAAAGACCATCATTAATATCCAATCTGCAAAAACCTCGATTGAAGCAGGCGAAACACTGCTCCTTTCTTCTAAAACCTCAAACGGCTCAACGGTTGTCTGGAAAAGCAGTCTTAAAAGTATAGCCACCATTGATGAATCCGGGCTGGTCACAGGTATCAAGCCCGGAAAGACTGTTATTACGGCAGCTTCTGACAAAAGTACCGATACTATAACTATCACTGTAAAATCCCCCGCTATCTCCTTAAACCACACAAGTATTTCTCTTTACCGCGGACAGACTTTTCAGCTTGCTGCTAAAGTTTCTTCCGGTCTTCCCCCTGCCTGGAAAACCAATAAGAAAAGTGTTGCTGTTGTAGATGAAAACGGAAATATCACTGCTATAAAACATGGTACCGCAATTATATCTGCTACTGTAAGCGGTGTTGCTAAAACCTGTACCATTACAGTAAAGCAGCCGGATATCACTTTAGACTCCTATGACGTTACCCTCAAGAAAGGTGAAACTAAAAAAGTTACAGCCACCGTATCTTCCGGCAATACTCCTATCTGGTCCTCCAGTAACCCGAACATTGCTGTCATTGATAGCACCGGTAATATCACCGGTGTACAGAAAGGTAAAGCTTATATATATGCAGCAGAGGATGGTGTTAAAATTCGCTGCACGATTCATGTAACCGAATAACAAAGTTTTTGTAAACAGAGGTAGGATTACGGCAAACAAAAAGCGGGCCTTCACCTGGCCCGCCTTATCTTAATTATTTAGATGTAATGAATCCATTTGTTCTAATAATTCCATAAATTTCTCACTGCTTCCACCTGCATCAGGATGATATTCCTTGGCAAGCTCCCGAAAACGCTTCTTAATCGCTCTTGCATCGGCATCATAGGATAATCCCATTT
It includes:
- a CDS encoding MGDG synthase family glycosyltransferase, which produces MRVLILTCNTGEGHNSAAKAMEEYLTEQGHYAVVLEFMKLAGEKHARRISRSYIVSTKYVPYVFHLFYRAGAALSSPNRKSPVYYSNTSMAKYLQHYLEENAAFDVIVATHLYAGETLTYMKRKGMLKQKVVSIQTDYTWSPFWEETLCDAFVIPHEDLTENFISKGIPKDKLYPLGIPVRTEFFHSIDKKKAKKLLKLPEDKQMYLIMGGSMGFGKIRRFTRQLAKSCKNGEHIMVICGTNELLKRTLKKDFKENMKVHIIGFTRKVSLYMDACDVVYTKPGGLSSTEVMIKNRPMIHTAPIPGCEIDNLKFFLPRRISFAPKKISEQIEFGKKLVSDQVLRNEMLAAQREYAKPGAAADISELLKQMIETPGSISALDSITQQEAGSLQSTSLGGLI
- a CDS encoding Ig-like domain-containing protein, whose protein sequence is MSRTLKVSISFLLCFTLIFLPATKLRADTFDTIPFVILSNYSETLNIGGELQLYAVTSSGKFPTFKSSNSKVASVNTYGYITAKSAGTATITAKINKAEASCKITVRKTIINIQSAKTSIEAGETLLLSSKTSNGSTVVWKSSLKSIATIDESGLVTGIKPGKTVITAASDKSTDTITITVKSPAISLNHTSISLYRGQTFQLAAKVSSGLPPAWKTNKKSVAVVDENGNITAIKHGTAIISATVSGVAKTCTITVKQPDITLDSYDVTLKKGETKKVTATVSSGNTPIWSSSNPNIAVIDSTGNITGVQKGKAYIYAAEDGVKIRCTIHVTE